A window of Brettanomyces nanus chromosome 2, complete sequence contains these coding sequences:
- a CDS encoding uncharacterized protein (EggNog:ENOG41), with protein sequence MRELIVAQQLIDLTNSNADLACILLSNMAKSDSILKVFDVQVSLKTDKQKEVFKSSKAINCLMDLFVKGGDRKLNSYANYDYLAYFFADISRFKKGRQYFITEQKYDGVVPLMKLLVFTEKYDCKARRQGVSSIIKNSLFDTDQQMRLLENRDINLLPYLLSPIALADNKGLSEEEVMELPEELQLLGSDKKTEPLKEISTVYLEAILLLCVTRKGREYLRENGVYPIVREFDRATKDDQITDLCYRIVDMLMRDEKSQDLYDPEQEIAEIRQYLSSQEATNGIDDDANDTDDTDDTDDVDGMIVEVA encoded by the exons ATGAGAGAG CTGATTGTTGCTCAACAGCTTATAGATCTAACGAATAGTAATGCGGATCTTGCGTGCATCTTACTCTCTAATATGGCAAAAAGTGATTCGATTTTGAAAGTATTTGACGTTCAAGTATCCTTGAAGACCGATAAACAAAAAGAGGTGTTCAAGAGTAGTAAAGCAATTAATTGTCTCATGGATTTGTTTGTCAAAGGAGGAGACCGGAAGTTAAACAGCTATGCCAACTACGACTATTTGGCATACTTCTTTGCAGATATATCTAGGTTTAAAAAGGGACGACAATATTTCATTACGGAACAGAAATACGATGGAGTTGTGCCGTTGATGAAGTTATTGGTGTTCACAGAGAAGTACGACTGCAAGGCGAGACGACAGGGTGTGTCctccatcatcaagaactcGTTGTTTGATACAGACCAGCAAATGAGGCTTCTGGAGAATCGCGATATCAACTTGTTGCCCTACTTATTGTCGCCTATTGCATTGGCAGACAATAAAGGACTTagcgaagaagaagtgatGGAacttccagaagaattaCAATTATTGGGCTCTGACAAGAAGACAGAGCCTCTAAAAGAGATTAGTACCGTTTATCTCGAGGCTATTTTACTTCTATGCGTCACCAGAAAAGGTAGAGAATACTTGAGAGAGAACGGAGTTTATCCAATAGTTAGAGAGTTTGATAGGGCTACAAAGGACGATCAGATCACTGATCTTTGCTATAGAATTGTCGATATGTTGAtgagagatgaaaaatcCCAGGATTTGTATGATCCTGAGCAGGAGATTGCCGAAATTAGGCAGTATTTGAGTAGCCAGGAGGCTACCAACGGCATAGATGACGATGCTAACGACACCGATGACACTGACGACACTGACGATGTTGACGGCATGATCGTGGAAGTAGCATAA